A genome region from Alkalibaculum bacchi includes the following:
- a CDS encoding DUF3137 domain-containing protein, which yields MKFIRKIMGFESRYSWVKWLRIGFAAAALLMALIFYYNFGGFAIDDGIGGLIISVIMFGVFFAPILLVIMVVSVLIGAVVGGVSSGRKQHKSLKESEATGSTEFLELDRARIKVQIASFLYFLAIGVAVLIGIAVHVYAETGLVVIYVIVAIIVFFKIGILVLKASSRYRDSFKDEIVKKRLEEVFKQVDFRPNEKIDESNIEESQLFTSYDRYNGNDYLSASCQNKRFIQSDVHLEEEYEATYTDDDGNTQTVTRYRTVFRGRLMIFDYDAISNEPVMVYSKSGSGYPFSKGIQTELDAFNRKFHVVSKDSLGALRILTPQVTEAIMLAGEKINFPISLSFINDKIYVAVAMGDSFEAAIVGDSTLSELRERVEYEIQIMVDLMEILYFRD from the coding sequence ATGAAGTTCATAAGAAAAATCATGGGTTTTGAATCTCGGTATTCCTGGGTAAAATGGCTCCGTATCGGTTTTGCTGCTGCCGCACTATTAATGGCACTTATATTCTATTATAATTTTGGGGGATTTGCTATCGACGATGGCATAGGCGGCCTAATCATTTCAGTAATAATGTTTGGTGTTTTTTTTGCACCAATTTTATTAGTCATAATGGTGGTCTCGGTGCTGATTGGCGCAGTTGTTGGTGGGGTGAGCAGCGGAAGAAAGCAACATAAGAGCCTCAAAGAATCCGAAGCCACAGGTTCCACCGAATTTTTGGAACTTGATAGGGCGAGGATTAAAGTGCAAATAGCAAGTTTTTTATATTTCCTCGCGATCGGGGTGGCAGTGCTGATTGGTATCGCTGTGCACGTTTATGCGGAAACTGGATTGGTAGTAATATATGTTATCGTCGCAATAATTGTTTTTTTCAAGATAGGGATTTTGGTATTAAAAGCGTCGAGTCGTTATAGAGATTCATTTAAAGATGAGATTGTAAAGAAAAGACTAGAAGAGGTTTTTAAACAGGTGGACTTTCGCCCTAATGAAAAAATTGATGAAAGCAACATAGAGGAGAGCCAGTTGTTCACCTCCTATGACAGATATAATGGCAACGATTATCTTTCTGCCAGTTGTCAAAACAAACGCTTTATCCAATCAGATGTTCATCTTGAAGAAGAGTACGAAGCTACCTATACAGATGACGATGGAAATACCCAAACCGTAACGAGATACAGAACGGTATTTCGTGGACGGCTTATGATATTCGATTATGACGCTATTTCAAATGAGCCTGTTATGGTTTATAGTAAGTCTGGCAGTGGGTATCCATTTAGCAAAGGGATACAAACAGAGCTGGATGCTTTTAATAGAAAGTTTCATGTAGTATCAAAAGATTCTCTTGGGGCGCTGCGTATTCTGACTCCACAAGTAACCGAAGCCATCATGCTTGCCGGCGAAAAAATCAATTTTCCAATATCTCTGTCATTCATAAATGACAAGATTTATGTGGCGGTGGCAATGGGAGACTCCTTTGAGGCAGCAATCGTGGGGGATTCAACTCTTTCAGAACTACGAGAGCGTGTAGAGTACGAAATTCAAATCATGGTTGATTTAATGGAAATATTGTACTTCAGAGATTGA
- a CDS encoding DUF3137 domain-containing protein, giving the protein MKSESFEQPSNWELKTKLYDLKTKKKRMGLIALLCLIAVIIFLLMAEVILFIFALLGVIVFGMKSMGANKKIKQIAKITTVEEVIEEVFDDCIYNPYGSIDRTRIRDSGLIDDWDSGGDSYDTETHFKFVGNDYISGKYKGHQIELCDVNVTKITKKIEVDEEGKREEREEQETSFKGIWMTCKLEKFLPAEVRIREKKERALLFKNIVGKYTWVKSDVETENHAFNEQFQILTNDVHYTFYVLTPHFMERILSVDKKSGGQTLLCFRGEWVHIAVHSGKDFFEIKKGSEIKDIQALRLRIQNEITYFTDILDELFHNEQLFS; this is encoded by the coding sequence ATGAAAAGTGAAAGTTTTGAACAGCCTAGCAATTGGGAGCTTAAGACGAAACTCTATGACCTGAAAACGAAAAAAAAGCGAATGGGTCTTATTGCCCTTTTGTGTTTGATTGCTGTGATTATTTTTTTGCTTATGGCAGAAGTGATTCTATTTATTTTCGCCCTATTAGGGGTCATTGTCTTTGGAATGAAAAGCATGGGAGCAAATAAAAAAATAAAACAGATCGCAAAGATTACTACTGTGGAAGAGGTAATAGAGGAGGTTTTTGATGACTGCATCTACAATCCCTATGGGAGTATTGACAGGACACGGATTAGAGATAGCGGACTCATTGACGACTGGGATTCGGGGGGGGATAGCTATGATACTGAAACCCACTTCAAATTCGTCGGCAACGATTATATTAGTGGAAAATATAAGGGGCACCAAATTGAGCTTTGTGATGTAAATGTTACGAAAATTACAAAAAAAATTGAGGTAGATGAAGAAGGGAAAAGAGAGGAAAGAGAAGAGCAGGAAACCAGTTTTAAAGGGATATGGATGACCTGTAAATTAGAGAAATTCCTGCCAGCAGAAGTGCGAATTCGTGAAAAGAAAGAACGGGCTCTCCTTTTTAAAAATATTGTAGGAAAGTACACTTGGGTCAAAAGCGATGTAGAGACAGAAAACCATGCCTTTAATGAACAGTTTCAAATCCTTACCAACGACGTTCATTACACTTTCTATGTATTGACTCCCCACTTTATGGAGCGTATTTTATCTGTGGATAAGAAGTCTGGTGGCCAGACATTGCTTTGTTTTAGAGGGGAATGGGTTCATATTGCTGTACATAGCGGCAAGGATTTCTTCGAAATTAAGAAAGGTTCTGAAATCAAGGATATTCAAGCATTAAGGCTTCGAATTCAAAATGAGATTACATATTTTACAGATATTTTGGATGAACTGTTTCATAACGAGCAACTTTTTTCGTGA